The stretch of DNA ACTACTGCTTAAAAAAGAATCAATTATCCTTTCATAGCAGATAGCATACCACCATATACTTTGTTGATGCTAGCTAAGTTAGCATTCAATGTTTTAACATTTGCTGAGTATTCTTTGATAGAATCAGCAGAATCAGCAACAGCAGCAACACCTTCCATAGCATTTACAACACCACCATATACTTTATTCATATCAGACAAGTTACCATTCAATGTTTTCAATTCTTCTCTGTAAACGTTTACATCTTCAGCAGAATCAGCAACATTTTGAATAGCATTAGAAAGAACAGTTACAAATTTACCAGTTTCTTTAGTTAATTTTCCTACATCATCAAAATCAAGACCAGCAAAGATATCCAAGCTCTTCATTGTTTTAGACATAGTTTGTAGCTCAGAAACCATTTTAGTTTGTTGAGATTCCAAAGGAGAAACAGCTGTTTTCATTCCATTAACGGCTTCAATCAATGCTGCATTTTGGTCAACTTTAGAAGGACTATTTACTGCATCAACATTATCTGGCAAGAAAGCAGACATATCAGCTCCTGCTTTATCCAAACCTGGGTATAATTGTTCCCAATAGTAATCTTTGTGAGGAGGTAATACCCCTAGCATCAAGAATAGGCATGCCTCAGTAATTAGACCTACT from Aureispira anguillae encodes:
- the porL gene encoding type IX secretion system motor protein PorL/GldL, with translation MSFIHSSGFAYVKNLIIGCGAAVVLVGALFKIQSWPYASEMLTVGLITEACLFLMLGVLPPHKDYYWEQLYPGLDKAGADMSAFLPDNVDAVNSPSKVDQNAALIEAVNGMKTAVSPLESQQTKMVSELQTMSKTMKSLDIFAGLDFDDVGKLTKETGKFVTVLSNAIQNVADSAEDVNVYREELKTLNGNLSDMNKVYGGVVNAMEGVAAVADSADSIKEYSANVKTLNANLASINKVYGGMLSAMKG